In the Neomonachus schauinslandi chromosome 13, ASM220157v2, whole genome shotgun sequence genome, one interval contains:
- the PTAR1 gene encoding protein prenyltransferase alpha subunit repeat-containing protein 1 isoform X2, which yields MAETSEEVAVLVQRVVKDITNAFRRNPHIKELILSGTLHPVKDLHLGKLALTKFPKSPETWIHRRWVLQQLIQETSLPAFVTKGNPAALPAERTQRLIREEMEVCGEAAGRYPSNYNAWSHRIWVLQHVAKLDVRILLDELSSTKHWASMHVSDHSGFHYRQFLLKSLISQTVIDGSVLEQNPLRSEPALVLPKDEAAASTEEARINLPRLLEEEVEFSTDLIDSYPGHETLWCHRRHVFYLQHHLSGPHVSQAMEVDGLNDCSKQGYSQETKRLKRTPAPDSRGLEMEHRFIDQVLSTCRNVEQARFANAYRKWLVTLSQ from the exons aaaagaGCTCATCCTCTCTGGCACTTTACATCCAGTTAAGGACTTACATCTGGGAAAACTGGCCTTAACTAAATTTCCAAAGAGTCCAGAAACATGGATTCACAG GCGATGGGTGCTACAACAGCTAATTCAGGAAACCTCCTTGCCTGCCTTTGTGACGAAAGGAAACCCAGCAGCACTTCCTGCGGAGAGGACACAGAGACTGATCCGAGAAGAGATGGAGGTCTGTGGTGAAGCGGCGGGGAGATACCCGAGCAACTACAACGCCTGGTCCCATCGCATCTGGGTTCTCCAGCACGTGGCGAAGCTGGACGTCAGG ATTCTTCTTGATGAACTGTCTTCTACTAAACACTGGGCATCCATGCATGTTTCAGACCACAGTGGATTTCACTACCGCCAGTTTCTGTTAAAGTCTTTGATTAGCCAAACTGTGATAGATGGTTCTGTATTGGAGCAAAACCCTTTGAGAAGTGAGCCAGCTCTAGTTCTTCCAAAAGATGAAGCAGCAGCTTCAACAGAGGAAGCAAGGATAAATCTTCCCCGTCTTCTAGAAGAAGAAGTTGAATTCAGCACTGATCTTATTGATTCCTACCCAGGACATGAAACCCTTTGGTGTCACAG GCGGCACGTTTTCTACCTTCAGCATCACTTAAGTG GCCCACACGTGTCTCAGGCCATGGAGGTGGACGGGCTGAATGACTGTAGCAAGCAAGGCTATTCCCAGGAAACCAAACGCCTGAAGCGGACCCCAGCTCCAGACTCCCGGGGCCTGGAAATGGAGCATAGGTTCATCGATCAAGTATTGTCCACCTGCCGGAACGTAGAGCAGGCCAGGTTTGCCAATGCATACAGGAAATGGCTGGTTACGTTGAGTCAATGA
- the PTAR1 gene encoding protein prenyltransferase alpha subunit repeat-containing protein 1 isoform X1, whose amino-acid sequence MAETSEEVAVLVQRVVKDITNAFRRNPHIKELILSGTLHPVKDLHLGKLALTKFPKSPETWIHRRWVLQQLIQETSLPAFVTKGNPAALPAERTQRLIREEMEVCGEAAGRYPSNYNAWSHRIWVLQHVAKLDVRILLDELSSTKHWASMHVSDHSGFHYRQFLLKSLISQTVIDGSVLEQNPLRSEPALVLPKDEAAASTEEARINLPRLLEEEVEFSTDLIDSYPGHETLWCHRRHVFYLQHHLSGRFPHSVTQLSPVDSPGGTLSDLHLIPAGPHVSQAMEVDGLNDCSKQGYSQETKRLKRTPAPDSRGLEMEHRFIDQVLSTCRNVEQARFANAYRKWLVTLSQ is encoded by the exons aaaagaGCTCATCCTCTCTGGCACTTTACATCCAGTTAAGGACTTACATCTGGGAAAACTGGCCTTAACTAAATTTCCAAAGAGTCCAGAAACATGGATTCACAG GCGATGGGTGCTACAACAGCTAATTCAGGAAACCTCCTTGCCTGCCTTTGTGACGAAAGGAAACCCAGCAGCACTTCCTGCGGAGAGGACACAGAGACTGATCCGAGAAGAGATGGAGGTCTGTGGTGAAGCGGCGGGGAGATACCCGAGCAACTACAACGCCTGGTCCCATCGCATCTGGGTTCTCCAGCACGTGGCGAAGCTGGACGTCAGG ATTCTTCTTGATGAACTGTCTTCTACTAAACACTGGGCATCCATGCATGTTTCAGACCACAGTGGATTTCACTACCGCCAGTTTCTGTTAAAGTCTTTGATTAGCCAAACTGTGATAGATGGTTCTGTATTGGAGCAAAACCCTTTGAGAAGTGAGCCAGCTCTAGTTCTTCCAAAAGATGAAGCAGCAGCTTCAACAGAGGAAGCAAGGATAAATCTTCCCCGTCTTCTAGAAGAAGAAGTTGAATTCAGCACTGATCTTATTGATTCCTACCCAGGACATGAAACCCTTTGGTGTCACAG GCGGCACGTTTTCTACCTTCAGCATCACTTAAGTGGTAGGTTTCCTCACAGCGTGACCCAGTTGTCACCTGTAGACAGCCCTGGGGGGACTTTGAGTGACTTGCACCTCATCCCAGCAGGCCCACACGTGTCTCAGGCCATGGAGGTGGACGGGCTGAATGACTGTAGCAAGCAAGGCTATTCCCAGGAAACCAAACGCCTGAAGCGGACCCCAGCTCCAGACTCCCGGGGCCTGGAAATGGAGCATAGGTTCATCGATCAAGTATTGTCCACCTGCCGGAACGTAGAGCAGGCCAGGTTTGCCAATGCATACAGGAAATGGCTGGTTACGTTGAGTCAATGA